Within Amycolatopsis sp. cg5, the genomic segment GGTCGACATCCTGCGCGCCGAGCTGGTCCGGACCATGCAGCTCCTGGGCGTCCGCACGATCGCCGACCTGCGCCCCACCCACGCCACGATCCGCTGACAACCCGGGATAAAGCGGGCTTTACTCCGCGATGTTCAGCGGGCTTTATCCCCGGGAGTAAAGCCCGCTTTATCCCGGACCTACTACAGAGGGTTGACGAAGCTCGGGGTGTGTGAGGAAGATCTCGGCCACGCAGTGAAAGGGTGTTTTCGCTTCGTGGAAACGGGGACCCGGGCATGTTCGTGCAGGAACTCGCGCCGTTAGGCAGTCTCGGCTGGTCCGCTCTCGTCGCCGTGCTGCCGCTGGCCGCCGTGCTGGTGCTGCTCGGCGTCGTCCGGATGAAGGCGCACTGGGCGGCGCTGATCGGGCTGGCGGTCGCGCTCGTGGCCGGGATCGCCGTGTTCGGCATGCCGGTCGGGCAAGCGATCTCCGGCGCGTTCTCCGGCGCCGCGTTCGGGTTGTGGCCGATCATGTGGATCGTCGTCAACGCGCTGTGGATCTACCGGCTGACCGTGCGGACCGGGCATTTCGACGTGCTGCGGCGCAGCTTCGCGAACGTCTCCGACGATCAGCGGATCCAAGCGCTGATCGTGGCTTTCTGTTTCGGGGCGCTGATGGAAGCGCTTGCAGGATTCGGCGCGCCGGTGGCGATCAGCGCGGTCATGTTGGTGGCACTGGGTTTCAGCCCGGTCAAGGCCGCGGTCGTGGCACTCGTGGCGAACACCGCGCCGGTCGCGTTCGGTGCGATGGGCACGCCGGTGGTCACGCTCGCGCAGGTCACCGGGCTGCCGCTGGACCAGGTTTCGTCGATCGTCGGGCGGCAGACGCCGCTGCTCGCGTTGTTCGTGCCGCTGCTGCTGGTCGTGATCGTCGACGGCAAACGCGGGCTCAAGGAAACCTGGCTGCCCGCGCTGGTGTGCGGGATCGCGTTCGGGGTCGTGCAGTTCGCGGTGTCGAACTTCGTGTCGGCGCAGCTCGCCGACATCGGCGCGGCGCTCGCGGGCGCGGCCGCGCTGGTGCTGGTCGTCGGGGTGCGCAGGCGCGGGGAAAGCACGGACGAGCGGCGGGACGTGATCAAGGCGTACGTGCCGTACGCGCTGATCATCGTGATCTTCTCGCTCGCGCAGGTGCCGCCGATCAAGAAACTGCTCGACCAGGCGACCTGGAAGTTCCACTGGCCGTTCCTGAACATCGCCGCGCCGAACGGGAAACCCGTGTCCGGCAACAGTTTCACCTTCACCCTGCTCAGCACCGGCGGCACGCTCGTGCTGATCGCCGGTGTGCTCACGGCCGTGGTGCTGGGGGTTTCGCGCAAGGACACCGCGCGCGAATGGCTCGCGACGATCAAGGAACTGCGGTTCGCGATCCTGACCGTGATGGGCGTGCTCGCGCTGGCCTACGTGATGAATCTGTCCGGCCAGACGGCGACCATCGGCAACCTGATCGCCGGCGCGGGCGCGGCGCTCGCGTTCTTCTCGCCGGTGCTGGGCTGGCTCGGCGTCGCCGTCTCCGGGTCGGACACCTCGGCGAACGCGCTGTTCGGCGCGCTTCAGGTGACCGCGGCGACGAAGACCGGGCTGCCTGCGGACCTGCTGGCGGCGGCGAACAGCTCCGGCGGCGTGCTGGGCAAGATGATCTCGCCGCAGAACCTGACGATCGCGTGCGTCGCGGCGAGCCTGCCCGGCGAGGAAGGCATGCTGCTGCGCAAGGTCTTGCCGTGGAGCATCGGCTTGCTCCTGCTGATGTGCCTGATCGTGGCCGGTCAGGCGAGCCCGGTGCTCAGCTGGATGCTGCCGTGACCGCGCGCCCGGCGGCGACGCGCTGGGCCGAGCGGTTCCAGCTCCACCAGCCGTGCACGACCAGCGCGGCGAAGATGAGGTAGACGGTCGCCGAGAACCACAGTCCCGACTTGATCTGCAGCGGCACGCCGATCGCGTCGACCACCAGCCACACCAACCAGAATTCGACGAGCCCGGCGCCCTGTGCCCCGAACGCGACCAGCGTTCCGACGAAGATCGCGGCGTCCGGCCACGGCGCCCACGACGCGTTGAGCGCGTCCAGCACCAGCGCCATCGCGGTGGTGCCGACGGCGAACGCGCCGAGCATGACCAGCCGTTCGGTCCAGCTGCCCTGGCGCACGACCACGCCGTACACCGGGTCCTGGCGCTTCGACCAGGCCCACCAGCCGTACAGCGAGATCAGCAGGATGGCGACCTGCCTGCTGGCGAGGCCGCCGAGGTGCGCGGAGACGTAGACGGCGAACAGCAGCACGGTGGCGCCGACCTGCACCGGCCACGTCCACAGCGTGCGGCGCTGCGCGAGGAACACGACGGCGAGCGCGCACAGCTGCCCGAGCAGCTCGGCGATCGAGATCCACTGGCCCAGCACCGTGAACCCGTGTTGCAGCAGGAAACCCACGCCAGTGCCCCTTTCGTCCCCAGGTCCAACATGCTCCTGGCACGGGGCATTCCCTAGCAAGTGTGAGCCGAAAGACTCGTGAGTGGTATGGCCGGTTAGAACCGGCCATACCACTCACGAGGGTCAGCGAGGCCCGGGGCGCGCCATGCCCGCGGGCGGCGTCGGCGTGTCCATGCCGTTCGAGATGGGCTCGGCGGTCCGCGCGGCCGGGGTGGTGTGGTCACTGGTGCTCAGCTGGCTCTGGGCGTTCGCCATCCAGCCGTCCCAGCGCTGCTGCGCCGGCTTGATCAGGCCGCCGCCGAAGCCGACGACGATCACGCCACCGATCGTGGCGAGCACGGTGACCAGCACCGGCATGGTGACCGTGGTCGCGATCTGCACCTGGTTGAGCGCCGCGATGATGCCGAACGCCATGATCAGCCAGTAGGCCATGGTGCCGACCAGACGCCCGGCCGGACGGCCCGAAAGCGCACCCGTGACGGCACCGCGCACGACCTTCGCGATGGCGGCGGCGACGATCAGCAGCACGACCGCGACGACGATCTTCGGCAGGAACGCGATCACGTCATTGAGCAGCTGGCTCACCGGATTCGTCGGCCCGAAAACGCCGAACGCCAGCTGCAGCGCGATCAGCAGAATGAAGTAGTACACCAGCTTCGAGATGATGTCGGTGGCGTCGACGTTCGAATTCTTGAGCATTCCGGTGAGCCCGGTCTTCTCGACCAGTTTCCCGAATCCGAGCTTTCCGAGAACCATGCTCAGGCCTTTGGCCACCGCTTTCGCAATGAGCCAGCCGATCAACAGCACGATCAGGAAACCGAAGAGTTTGGGCACGAACGTGGCGACCAGGCTCCACGCCTGGCCGAGCCCCTCCTTCAGCTGATCTCCCATGACTTCCTCCTCGGCTAGGGGTGAAATTCGCCTACGGTCAGAAGCGTTGATCAGCGGGAAGCACCCGGCAACTCAGGTCCACGATTGGGTGAGACGGGTGGCGAGGAAGATCGCCCGGACCCATACTTGGAACTACCGGTGGGGACCGGGGAGACGAGGCCGCCCGGCGCAGCGAAAACGCTCGCCGGGCGGCCTCGAGACATTTCCGGCGTCATGCACATTACGCCCAGCCGAGGGGTCGTGAGTGATTTGACCGGTTAGAACCGGCCGGAACACTCACGACCCCTGCGCGCAGTTCTACGGGGCCTTCAGTGCGTCGCGGAGTTTCACTTTCGCGCCGGTGCGCATGACGGCGCCGGAGTACATCCGTCCGGCGAACCAGATCAGCAGCGGGATCGTGGCCAGCACCAGTACGACCGAAAGCGCGGCCTCCCATACCGGCACCCCGCCCATGGCCAGGCGCATCGGCATCAGCGTCGGCGCGAACGCCGGGATCATCGAGAGCACCTCGACCAGCCCGCTGCCGGGGTTGGACGGCAGGATCGTCGCGCCGACGATGTACCCGGCGACCACGAAGGTCAGCGCGGGCGCCACCGCGCCGCCGACGTCCTCCTGCCGCGAGACGAGCGCGCCGAGCCCGGCGAACACGATCGCGTACATGAAGAAGCCGAGCAGGAACCAGACGATCAGCCAGATCACGATGCCCAGCGCCGCCGAGAGCGACAACGTCAGCACCCCGGCACCGAGCGCGGCGCCGATGCCGAGCCCGCCGATCAGCACCATCTGGATGAGCCCGACCACGCCGATGCCGAGCACCTTGCCCGCCATCAGCTGCCATGGCCGGATGGTCGCGAGCAGCAGTTCGACGACGCGGCTGGTCTTCTCCTCGACCACGCCCTGCGCGACGATCTGGCCGTTGATCATCAGCGAGATGTAGATCAGCAGGCCCGCGATGTAGCCGAGCACGAGCTGCTCGCCGCTGTAGTCGAACGGCTTCTCCATCGGCAGCACCTCGACCGACGCGTTCGCGACCGCCGCTTGCACCTTCGCCGCGTCGCCGCCCTGCGCCTCGATCTCCTGCTTCTGCGCGAGCTGGCCGGCGAGCACGTTGAGCGCGTTCTTCAGCTTGCCGTCGAGGTCCTTCTTGACCACCACGCGCACCTTCGTCGCGTCGCCCACGATGAGCGCGTCGAGCGAGCCGTCGGTGACCTTCGCGCGGCCCGCGGCCTCGTCGGCGACCTCGCTGGTCTCCAGTTTCTCGCCGATCGCCTGCGCGGTGGCCGTCAGCGGCGCGGCCAGCGAAGCGGCCGGGCCGACCACGCCGACGGTCGTGCCGCCGTCGGACGAGCCGATCAGCTTCGCGACGAAGACACCGCCGACGATCAGGACGAGCATCGCGAGCGTGGAGATGCGGTAGGCCTTCGATCGCAGCCGCGTGCCGATCTCGCGCGAGGCGACCAGCCGCACGGCCGCAGCCGGGCTCAGCCGGACATCGTTCTCGGTCATGCTGGCACCTCTTCGGTCACGACGTTGCGGAACAGTTCGGTCAGCGACGGCCTGCGGCGCGCGAACTCGTGCACCGGGCCGGTCGCCAGCGCGGCCTTGAGGACCAGCTGGTCGTCGGCGCCGTCGAGGAGTTCGAGCTCGGTCGTCTCGCCGTACGAGCGGACCTTGATGCCGGGCAGCCCGTCGGCCCAGCCCCGCGGCGCGCGCGGCGCGTGGACGCTGAGCCCGACCGTGCCGCCGGCGCGGAGCTCGTCGACCGTGCCCGTCTCCACCATCTGTCCACTTCGGACGATGCCGACCCGGTCGCACAGCCGCTCGACCAGCTCCAGCTGATGACTGGAGAAGACCACGGGCACGCCCTCGTCGGCCTTTTCCCGCAGCACCTGGCTCATCACGTCGACCGCGACCGGGTCGAGCCCGGAGAACGGCTCGTCGAGCACGAGAATGCTCGGATCGTGCACGAGCGCGGCCGCGAGCTGCACGCGCTGCTGGTTTCCCAGGCTCAGTTTCTGCACCTCGTCGTCGCGCCGGGACGCCACGCCGAGCCGCTCGGTCCACGTCTCGACCGAACGCTGCGCGGCCGAAGCCGACATACCGTGCAGCCGCGCCAGGTACACCAGCTGCTCGGCGACCTTCATCCGCGGATAGAGCCCGCGTTCCTCCGGCATGTAGCCGATGTGCCTGCGCGTTTCGAGCGTGATCGGCTTCGACTCCCAGCGCACCTCGCCGCCGTCGCTGCTCAGCACGCCGAGCGCGATCCGCATGGTGGTGGTCTTGCCCGCGCCGTTGCTGCCGACGAAACCGAACAGCTCACCCGGTCGGACGTCGAAACTCATCTCGCGCAGTGCGACGAAATCGCCGTATCGCTTCGTGATGGCGTCGATTTCCAGCATGGTCACTCCCCTCGTCTTCTCGGGACGAGGGTAGGGAGAAACGGCGCGCCGCGCCTACCAACAAAGGTTGACGATGGCCACGATCCGGTTGCGGATGGGCGCCGGGAAGTAGGATCGGCTGACCATGGCAGAAGCGATCACGAAACGACGACCACCTCGGCATCACGGCCTGTCCGCCAAGACACTCCGGCAGCTCGAACGGGCGACCGGCAGGCTCGCGACGGCGAGTGTCGCCGCCATGGAGGCGCGCCTGCCGTGGTTCGGCAGGCTGACCGCGGACCAGCGCGCGAGCGTGCTGTTGATCACCCAGGCGGGTGCCGCCGGCTTCGTCGCCTGGCTTCGTGATTCGAAGGAAGCGCTGAAGCTCACCACCGAGGCGTTCCGCGACGCGCCCGCCGAGCTGTCGCGCTGGATCAGCCTGCGGCAGGCGGTCGGCCTGGTCAGGCTCGCGATCGAGGTCTTCGAGGAGGAGCTGCCCGAGTTCGCCGTCAACGAGGCGGAACGGGCCGCGCTCATCGAGGGAATCCTGCGCTACGGCAGGGAAATCGCCTTCGCCGCCGCCAACTCCTACGCCGCGGCCGCCGAGGCGCGCGGCGCGTGGGACGCCCGGCTGGAGGCGCTCGTCGTCGACGGCATCGTCCGTGGCGACGCCGAGGAGTCGGTGCTCTCCCGCGCGGCCGCGCTCGGCTGGGATCCCGGTCTCAAGGCGACCGTGCTCGTCGGCACCCCGCCGTCGGACGACCCGCCCGCCGTCGTGTTCGAGGTGCGCAGCCGCGCGGCCCGCGTCGGCCGGTCGGTGCTGCTTTCCGTGCAGGGCTCACGACTCGTCGTGGTCGTCGGCGGCCCGACCGACGGCACGCAGAAGGACCGCGAAGCACTCGGCAAGCTCTCACTCGCGTTCGCCGAGGGCCCGGTGGTCGCCGGGCCGACCGTGCCGAGTCTCGCCGAAGCGCACCACAGCGCGGCGGAAGCGCTCTCCGGGCTGCGCGCGATCGTCGGCTGGCCGGCGGCGCCGCGGCCGGCGCGTTCGTCGGAACTCTTGCCGGAGCGGGCTTTGTCCGGCGACGCGGAGGCCGAGCGGCGCCTCATCGAGGAGATCGCCAGGCCGTTGGAAGAGGCCGGGCCGACGCTGCTGACCACAGTGGAGACTTACCTGGAAAGCGGCGGTGTGCTGGAAACCTGCGCGCGTGAGCTGTTCGTCCACCCGAACACCGTGCGGTACCGGCTGAAGAAGGCCTCGGAACTCACCGGCCGCAACCCGGCCGAACCACGCGACGCGCTGGTCTTGCGGATCGCGCTCACCGTCGGCAGGCTCGCCAGGGCCCGCGGGATCTGGTGAGCGGGAATCCTTTGTGACCACGGTAACTCAGCGGCTACCCTGAGGTGACGCACTTCACGGGCAATTCTGCGTGAACCCGACAAGGCATCCGAGTGAAAACCCAGGGGAAACCGGGCGCTTTTGGAGGGTTCCTACAACTACACCCGGTGTACTTGGTGAGTGCCGACATCCCGACCATGGTGGCGCACCGTGTTCCCTAAGAGGGTGACTGCCGTACTCGCCCCAGGACAGGGCTCCCAAGCTCCCGGAATGCTGGCTCCGTGGCTCGAACTCGACGGTGCCCGCGCACTCGTCGAACGCTGGTCGGAGCGGGCCGGCATGGACCTGGTCAAGCTGGGTACGGACTCACCCGCCGAAGAGATCCAGGACACCGCGATCGCGCAGCCGCTGATCGTCGCGAACGCGCTGCTCGCCTACGAGCAGGTCGCCAAGCTGGGCATCGCGGGCGACACCCCGGTCGCCGGGCACTCGGTCGGCGAGCTGGCCGCGGCCGCCGTCGCCGGTGTCTTCTCCGCCGAGGACGCCGTGGCGCTCGCCGCCGTCCGCGGCGCCGAGATGGCCAAGGCGTGCTCTCTCGAACCCACCAGCATGGCCGCGGTGATGCTCGGCGACCCCGAGCAGATCGTCGCCTGGCTGGGCGACCACGGCCTCGCCGCCGCGAACCGCAACGGCGCGGGCCAGATCGTCGCCTCCGGCGCCGCCGACGCGATCGAGCGCATCCTCGCGTCGCCGCTGGAGGGCACCAAGGTCCGCGCGCTCAAGGTCGCGGGCGCCTTCCACACGCACTACATGGCACCCGCCGAAGAGGCGCTGCGTGCCTACGCCGCCGAGATCACCCCCGCCGACCCGACCAGGCCACTGCTGTCCAATGCGGACGGTAAGGTCGTCACCAGTGGCGCGGAGTACCTCGAGCGGCTCATCACCCAGGTCACCAGCCCGGTGCGGTGGGACCTGACGATGGAAGGCCTGGTGTCCCTCGGCGTCACCAGCACTCTCGAACTGCCCCCGGCAGGCACGCTGACCAACCTCGTCAAGCGCCAGCTCAAGGGAACCGTGACCAAGACCATCGCGCTGAAGACCCCTGCCGAGCTGGCAGCCTTGCGCGAGCAGGAGGACGCTCAGTGACAGACCGACCGACCTTGCGGCAGCAGCAGGGGCCAGCCGCGACTCGCATCCTCGGCGTCGGCAGCTCCCAGCCCGACCGCGTGGTGACCAACGACGATCTCTCGAAGATCATGGACACCAACGACCAGTGGATCCGCGACCGCGTCGGCATCATCGAGCGCCGCTTCGCCGACAAGGACGAGCTGCTCGTCGACATGGCCGTCAAGGCGGGCGCGGCCGCGCTCGAGGACGCCGGGGTCGACCCGTCCGATGTGGACACCGTGATCGTGCCCAACTGCACGATGCCGGGCCAGATCCCGAACGCCGCCGCCCAGGTCGCCGACCGCATCGGCATCAAGGCGCCCGGCGCGTTCGACCTCAACGCCGCCTGCGCCGGGTTCTGCTACGGCCTCGGTGTCGCCTCCGACCTGATCCGCGCGGGCTCTTCGCAGAAGGTGCTCGTGATCGGCGCGGAGAAGCTCACCGACTCCGTCGACCCGACCGACCGCGCCAACGCGATCATCTTCGCCGACGGCGCGGGCGCCGCGCTGGTCGGCGGCTCCGAGACGCCGGGCATCGGCCCGGTCGCCTGGGGCAGCGCAGGTGACCTGGTCGACACCATCTACCTGCGCGACGGCAAGTGGATCTACCAGGAAGGCCAGTCGGTCTTCCGCTGGGCGACCACGCAGATCGCGCCGATCGCCGTGCAGGCGCTGGAACTCGCGGGCCTCGAGCCGTCCGATGTGGACGTGCTGATCCCGCACCAGGCCAACCTGCGCATCGTCGACGCCATCGCGAAGCGCCTGCGCAAGCTGGGCGCCCGCGAGGAGATGGTCGTCGCCGACGACATCAAGTACTCGGGCAACACCTCGTCCGCCTCGATCCCGCTGGCACTCGACCACATGCGCAAGGCGGGCACCGCCAAGTCCGGTGACGTCGTGCTGGCCGTCGGCTTCGGCGCGGGGCTGTCCTACGCGGGGCAAGCGTTCATCTGCCCGTGATAACACTTTCCCCGGCAGCACCCCGCCGGGGACAGACCAACCGAGAAACATCTATGAAGGGAACAACCCATGGCTGACAACACCGAAATCCTCGCGGGCCTCGCGGAGATCGTCGAAGAGGTCGCCGGTGTGTCGCAGGACGACGTCACCGCCGAGAAGTCCTTCGTGGACGACCTGGACATCGACTCGCTGTCCATGGTCGAGATCGCCGTCCAGGCCGAGGACAAGTTCGGCGTCAAGATCCCGGACGACGAGCTGGCCAACCTGAAGACCGTTGGCGACGCGGTGAACTACGTCTCCGCCAACCTCAAGTAAGACGTTTCCCAAGCGCCGACCTCGGGGAGAAACCCATGAGCAAGAACGACGTCGTAATCACCGGGTTCGGCGCCACCACGCCACTCGGCGGTGACGTCGCGTCCACATGGGACGGACTGCTGGCAGGCCGCAGCGGCGTGAAGACGCTGGAGGCCGACTGGGTCGAACGATTCGCCCTGCCGGTGAAGATCGCTTCCAGGCTCGCGGTGGAACCCACCGAGGTGCTGCCGCGGGTACAGGCCAGGCGGCTCGACCGCAGCGAGCAGGTCGCGATCATCGCGTCCCGCGAAGCGTGGGCGCACGCCGGGCACGGCGAGGACACGGTCGACCCCGACCGGCTCGCGGTGATCATCGGCACCGGCATCGGTGGCGCGAACACCCTGCTCGACCAGGACGACCTCCTGGAGACGCAGGGCCTGCGCAAGGTTTCACCGCTGACGGTCCCGATGCTGATGCCGAACGGCCCCGCCGCGCACGTGGGGCTGGAGCTCAAGGCACGCGCCGGGGTGCACGCGCCCGTTTCGGCGTGCGCGTCCGGCGCCGAGGCACTCGCCTGGGCCTGGCGGATGATCACGCTCGGCGAGGCCGACGTGGTCGTCGCCGGTGGCGCGGAGGCCGCGATCGCCGCGATCACCATGGCCGGGTTCGCACAGGCCAGGACCATGAGCACCCGCAACGACGACCCCGAGCGCGCGTCGCGCCCGTGGGACATCAACCGCGACGGCTTCGTGCTCGGTGAGGGCGCCGGGGTCATGGTGCTGGAGCGTGAGGACTACGCGAAGGCGCGTGGCGCGACCATCCACGGACGACTGGCCGGGATCGGCACCAGTGCCGACTCGTACCACATCACCGGTCCCGACCCCGAGGGCACGGGACAGGCCAAGGCGATCAGCGCGGCACTGCGCACCGCCGGCCTCGACCCCAAGGACGTCGGGCACGTCAACGCGCACGCCACGTCGACCCCGGCGGGCGACGTCGGCGAGACGGTGGCGATCCGCAAGGCCATCGGCGAGCATCCGCTGCTGAGCGCGCCCAAGGGCAACCTGGGCCACCTGCTCGGCGCCGCGGGCGCGGTCGAGGCCATCGCGACCGTGCTGTCGATCAAGGAGAGCGTCATCCCGGCGACACTGAACCTGGAGAACCAGGACCCCGGTGTCGTGCAGGAGGTCGTCTCCGGCGAGCCGCGCAAGGTGGACCTCAAGGCCGCCGTCAGCGACTCGTTCGGCTTCGGTGGCCACAACGTGGCACTGGCGTTCGTTCCCGCCTGACCCGGCTACGAAAAACGCGGTGACACCCTCACTCCGAGGGTGTCACCGCGTTTCTTTTGTCAGCACTTTTCCTTTTCCGGCGTGGAACCGTCGGCCTGGTCGATCTTCCACGTGCCGTTCTCGTTGACCATCGGCAGCACGACCCGCCAGCGGATACAGGGTTCCGGGAAGTCGGGTGGCGCGGATTCGATGGCCTGCGTGCTCGTGAACCCGACCAGTACCCGCAGTGAGCCGACCGGCGCCTCGATCCGGTAGATCAGGATGCTGCCGTCCTTGGTGCTCTTGTAGTCGTTCTGCCAGTCGACGCGCGACTTGTGCCGCAGCCGTTCGGCGGCCGCCACGCTGGCCCAGAGGTCGAAGTTCTTCTGGTTGATCGAACGGAAATAGATCTGCAGCGCGCCTCGCACGTTGTCGCCGTCGGGATGGGCGGCCGCGTCCGCGGTCACGAAGACCTCGTCGCCGCCCGGCTGCTCCTCCGGCGTCAGCGACCCCGACGTGGCCACCGCGCCCGGCACGATCGGCGGCTCCGGCGGCGGGCTGTAGAGCTCGCGGGCGAGCAGGCCGCCGCCGACCGTCAACGAGACCACCACGATGAGTGCGGGGATGAGCCAGCGCTGGGTGGAGGTGGTCGTCACGCGGTCACCCTAGCGAATGGCCTTTACCCGACTTGGTGGAGCCAAGTCACGGGCGCGCCGTCGCCGGCGTGCCGGAACGGCTCGAGTGCCTCGTCCCAGTTCGCGCCCAGCAGCTCGTCGAGCTTGTGCGCCAGCTGCTCGCCGGCGCGACTGCGCGCGACCAGCGAACGCAGCTGGTCCTCACCCACGACGATGTCGCCGTTGGCGCTCGTCCGCCCGTGCCACAGGCCCAGTCCGGGCGCGAAACAGAACCGCTCGCCGTCCACGCCGGCGCTCGGCTCCTCGGTGACTTCGAAACGGATCATCGGCCACGCCTTCAACGCGGACGCCAGCTTCGCGCCGGTGCCCGAAGGCGCACGCCAGCCACACTCGGCGCGCAGTTGACCGGGACTGGCCGGCTGTGCCGTCCACTTCAGGTCGACCCGGGCGCCAAGGGTGCCCGAAAGTGCCCACTCGACGTGCGGACATACCGCAGACGGCGACGAGTGGACGTACACCATGCCTCGGGTGTTGCCACGGGTGCTCACTGCCTGACCTCCGCTACTCGACGAGATGCGTCTTCCCCTACGACCTCGCGAGACCGGCTGTCGGATCACTCGTTGCACGTCTTCGACACGGCTACCACATTCTGCACCCCAGACATGCTCTTTGGCCACACGAAACCCACAAGTCACACCCGAATGGGAACTCCGTGCGCAACTTGCAGATCCGGTGACCGAAAAAACCTTCTACGCTGTTGGACTGTTTCGGGCGATGAGCGGACGTTTTCACCCAGCGGGAAAGCGGGTAAGTGTCCACTTAGGTCACCAATCTCATCCGATGGTTAGCGCGGTCCTGCCCCGGTGTGCGGCCCCCGCGCGCTAGCGTGGTGAACTGGCGTTGTCGACAAAACGGGGAGGAAGCGACGTGCGGCTGGTTCGTCTCGCGCCACAGCCGTCGCGGGTGGCCGAGGACATCCGCGCGGCACTGGCCTCGCTCGGGCGGGGGAAATCGGTCGTCGGCGGTATCGCGCTGGCCGGTATCAAACCGTTCGGCGACGAGCGGGTGGTCGACGCGTTCGTGGTGCTGCCACGCGGAATCCTGATGATCATCGGCGTCGACCTGCCGGACCCGGCGCTCAAGCTCGACGCCCCGCTCGAAGGCCCGTGGCAGGCCGACGGCTGGCCGCTCGTCGGCGCCGAGAACGAGGTCAACCCGGCGACCAGGGCGCTCGCCATGGCGAAGGCCGTCGCCGTCCAGCTCGCCGAGGCCCATCCGGACGTACCGCCGCTGAGCACGGTGATCGCGGTCGGGCCGTACGTCGAAGCCGTCGACCAGCCGGCCGCCGACCTCGCCGGGCGCACGCGGGTGCTGCACCCGACACCGACGAGCATGCACGCCGCGACGGTGTCGCTGGCCGACGCGCCGCGCGCGATGTCGGCAGCGCAGGCGCGAGACGTGCTGAAGACGGTCGCGGCCAACACTCCCCGCCTGCCGGACGAAATGCTGCTCGGGGAAGGATTCGCGGAGCACGCCGACGAGCCGACCGTGGTGCACTTGAACCCGCTGCTCGCGGCGAGCCCGACCGTGCCTGCCGAACATCCCGGCAAGCAGCGGGTTTCGGTGGCTCCGCCGCCGGTGAAACACCAGGCCAGACGCCAGCCTCCCGCCCCTGTCGCGCCGGTCGCCGCTGTTGCTCCCGTCGCGCCTGCCGCTCCGGTCGCGCCTGTCGCACCCGCTGCTCCTGTTGCGCCTGTTGTGCCGCCGGTGAAACGGAGACCGTCGCTCGTCCGCTGGCTGCCGATCGGCGCGATCGGCATGCTGGCCGTGCTGCTGATCGCCGCGATACTCGTCGCCAGCGGCGACAGCGGCGGCCAGACCCCGGCGCCCGCGCAGGCGTCGTCCCAGCCCCCCACGAAGCCCGTGCCGCCGCCGTCGAGCAGCCGCCCGATCGAAAGCCTCCAGTTCACCCCGCAGGACGCCGCCGCCGACCAGAAATGCGCGTCGCACGCGTTCGGCGACGTGCAGGCGAGCTTGGGGCGCACCAGTTGTACAGCGGTCAAGCGCGGCAGCTTCGCCGCGAACATCGACGGCAGGCAGGCCGCCGCGACCGTCGGCATCATCGAATTCCCCGACGCCCAACAAGCCACCGACTTCAAAGCGGTCGCCGACACCCCGGGCGCGGGCGGAATACTCGACCTCGCCACCGAGACCGGCAAATGGACCGGCGAGGCCCCGAAGTTCGACGGCGCCGCCTACGCCAGCTCACTCGACGGCGCCTCGGTCCGCCTGGTCATGG encodes:
- a CDS encoding acyl carrier protein, whose product is MADNTEILAGLAEIVEEVAGVSQDDVTAEKSFVDDLDIDSLSMVEIAVQAEDKFGVKIPDDELANLKTVGDAVNYVSANLK
- a CDS encoding beta-ketoacyl synthase; its protein translation is MSKNDVVITGFGATTPLGGDVASTWDGLLAGRSGVKTLEADWVERFALPVKIASRLAVEPTEVLPRVQARRLDRSEQVAIIASREAWAHAGHGEDTVDPDRLAVIIGTGIGGANTLLDQDDLLETQGLRKVSPLTVPMLMPNGPAAHVGLELKARAGVHAPVSACASGAEALAWAWRMITLGEADVVVAGGAEAAIAAITMAGFAQARTMSTRNDDPERASRPWDINRDGFVLGEGAGVMVLEREDYAKARGATIHGRLAGIGTSADSYHITGPDPEGTGQAKAISAALRTAGLDPKDVGHVNAHATSTPAGDVGETVAIRKAIGEHPLLSAPKGNLGHLLGAAGAVEAIATVLSIKESVIPATLNLENQDPGVVQEVVSGEPRKVDLKAAVSDSFGFGGHNVALAFVPA
- a CDS encoding beta-ketoacyl-ACP synthase III, with protein sequence MTDRPTLRQQQGPAATRILGVGSSQPDRVVTNDDLSKIMDTNDQWIRDRVGIIERRFADKDELLVDMAVKAGAAALEDAGVDPSDVDTVIVPNCTMPGQIPNAAAQVADRIGIKAPGAFDLNAACAGFCYGLGVASDLIRAGSSQKVLVIGAEKLTDSVDPTDRANAIIFADGAGAALVGGSETPGIGPVAWGSAGDLVDTIYLRDGKWIYQEGQSVFRWATTQIAPIAVQALELAGLEPSDVDVLIPHQANLRIVDAIAKRLRKLGAREEMVVADDIKYSGNTSSASIPLALDHMRKAGTAKSGDVVLAVGFGAGLSYAGQAFICP
- a CDS encoding DUF3145 domain-containing protein — its product is MVYVHSSPSAVCPHVEWALSGTLGARVDLKWTAQPASPGQLRAECGWRAPSGTGAKLASALKAWPMIRFEVTEEPSAGVDGERFCFAPGLGLWHGRTSANGDIVVGEDQLRSLVARSRAGEQLAHKLDELLGANWDEALEPFRHAGDGAPVTWLHQVG